A stretch of the Clavibacter sp. B3I6 genome encodes the following:
- the dnaN gene encoding DNA polymerase III subunit beta: MKFQVNRDVFSEAVSFAVKLLPQRTTLPILSGVLIEATEDGLTLSSFDYEVSARTQIQADIEESGRVLVSGRLLADIANRLPNAPVRFTTEDSKISVSCGSAHFTLLSMPVEEYPTLPQISEQSGLLPAEQFAAAVSQVAVAASRDDVTPVITGVQLEVGETSLGLIATDRYRVAVREIDWDGGDSTTDGTSRTALVPARTLQEIGKTFGHSGTISVAITDTDDRQLIAFSADRKTVTSLLIRGNFPPVKRLFPETVDNYAIINTADLIEATRRVQLVLEREAALRFTFTIDGLTLEAIGSEHAQASESIDALLTGVDTVVSLKPQFLLDGLGAVHSEFVRLSFTKTDNPNKPGPVLITSQSSKDQAGADNYRYLLQPNLLLR, encoded by the coding sequence GTGAAGTTCCAAGTCAACAGGGACGTCTTCAGCGAGGCGGTGTCCTTCGCCGTCAAGCTCCTGCCGCAGCGCACGACCCTCCCGATCCTGAGCGGAGTGCTCATCGAGGCGACCGAGGACGGACTGACGCTGTCGTCGTTCGACTACGAGGTCTCGGCTCGCACGCAGATCCAGGCCGACATCGAGGAGTCCGGCCGGGTGCTCGTGTCCGGGCGCCTCCTCGCGGACATCGCGAACCGGCTGCCGAACGCCCCCGTGCGCTTCACGACCGAGGACTCCAAGATCAGCGTCTCCTGCGGCTCCGCCCACTTCACGCTGCTGAGCATGCCGGTCGAGGAGTACCCGACCCTGCCGCAGATCTCCGAGCAGTCCGGGCTCCTGCCGGCTGAGCAGTTCGCGGCCGCCGTGTCGCAGGTCGCCGTCGCCGCGTCCCGCGACGACGTGACGCCCGTGATCACCGGCGTGCAGCTCGAGGTCGGGGAGACCAGCCTCGGACTCATCGCGACCGACCGGTACCGCGTCGCGGTGCGGGAGATCGACTGGGACGGCGGCGACTCGACGACGGACGGCACCAGCCGCACCGCCCTCGTCCCCGCGCGCACGCTGCAGGAGATCGGCAAGACGTTCGGGCACAGCGGAACGATCTCGGTCGCCATCACCGACACCGACGACCGCCAGCTCATCGCCTTCAGCGCCGACCGCAAGACGGTCACCTCGCTCCTGATCCGCGGCAACTTCCCGCCCGTCAAGCGCCTCTTCCCCGAGACGGTCGACAACTACGCGATCATCAACACCGCCGACCTGATCGAGGCCACGCGCCGCGTGCAGCTCGTCCTCGAGCGCGAGGCGGCACTGCGCTTCACCTTCACCATCGACGGCCTCACCCTGGAGGCCATCGGCTCCGAGCACGCGCAGGCATCGGAGAGCATCGACGCCCTCCTCACCGGCGTGGACACCGTGGTCTCGCTCAAGCCGCAGTTCCTGCTGGACGGCCTGGGTGCCGTCCACTCCGAGTTCGTCCGCCTCTCGTTCACGAAGACGGACAACCCGAACAAGCCCGGTCCGGTGCTGATCACCAGTCAGTCGTCGAAGGACCAGGCTGGAGCAGACAACTACCGGTACCTGCTGCAGCCGAACCTGCTGCTGCGCTAG
- a CDS encoding R3H domain-containing nucleic acid-binding protein: MSEVTDSPEQAVDVVAGDDQTAVPAPGDAPAAVDEGDIAADYIEELLDICDLDGDIDIDQRGGRAYVSVDAADSEDLRLLSNPETVTALQELTRLAVQNKTGVFSRLILDVGGSRDARQAELAQLVDRAVERISAGSASASLPPMSSYERKLVHDIVAERGYTSESEGEGRDRHTVITKA; encoded by the coding sequence ATGAGCGAAGTGACCGACTCCCCCGAGCAGGCCGTCGACGTGGTCGCCGGCGACGACCAGACCGCCGTACCGGCCCCTGGAGACGCACCCGCTGCCGTCGACGAGGGTGACATCGCCGCGGACTACATCGAGGAGCTCCTCGACATCTGCGACCTGGATGGCGACATCGACATCGACCAGCGCGGTGGCCGGGCCTACGTGTCCGTCGACGCGGCCGACTCGGAGGACCTGCGGCTGCTGTCGAACCCCGAGACCGTGACGGCGCTGCAGGAGCTGACCCGGCTCGCCGTGCAGAACAAGACCGGCGTGTTCAGCCGCCTGATCCTCGATGTCGGCGGCTCGCGGGACGCCCGGCAGGCGGAGCTCGCACAGCTCGTCGACCGGGCCGTGGAGCGCATCTCCGCGGGGTCGGCGAGTGCCTCCCTGCCTCCCATGTCCTCGTACGAGCGGAAGCTCGTCCACGACATCGTGGCGGAGCGCGGGTACACCTCCGAGTCCGAGGGCGAGGGGCGTGACCGCCACACGGTGATCACCAAGGCGTGA
- the rnpA gene encoding ribonuclease P protein component codes for MLARRNRVTSGADYRTIVRRGRRSTTPTAVVSALAGPPDSPARFGFIVSKKVGNAVTRNLVRRRLKAVSAGLLPSIPSGTSIVIRVLPGLEQTPWVTLQEEIASAVTRAVRTI; via the coding sequence GTGCTCGCTCGGCGGAACCGCGTGACGAGCGGTGCGGACTACCGCACCATCGTCAGGCGGGGACGCCGGTCGACCACCCCGACGGCGGTCGTCTCCGCACTCGCCGGTCCCCCGGACTCGCCGGCCCGCTTCGGGTTCATCGTCTCGAAGAAGGTGGGCAACGCGGTGACCCGCAACCTGGTCCGGCGTCGCCTGAAGGCCGTGTCGGCCGGGCTCCTGCCCTCCATCCCCTCAGGCACCTCCATCGTGATCCGCGTACTGCCAGGTCTGGAGCAGACACCGTGGGTTACCCTGCAGGAGGAGATCGCGTCAGCCGTGACGCGGGCCGTGAGGACGATATGA
- the yidC gene encoding membrane protein insertase YidC yields the protein MDFLGTILWPIKWVIELILVGFHTLWTSMGLDPDAGATWVLSIVGLVLVVRAALIPIFVRQIKNQRRMMEVAPQLKKIQDKYKGKRDQFSREAMSRETMALYKDTGTNPLSSCLPLLLQMPIFFSLYSVLHRAAVEELPGIGLLNDQLSRSFGESVFLGAPLQSAISTADGNINVIVIASVMVVLMSASQFITQLQIMAKNMSEETKASPMFKQQRILLYILPLVFAVSGIAFPLGVMFYWLVSNFWTMGQQFLVIRNMPTPGSEAARAREARLARKGKLVAPEATSGPATVVVEERKPAQRQQPVNKNRAKKQAGSKNR from the coding sequence ATGGACTTCCTCGGAACGATCCTGTGGCCGATCAAGTGGGTCATCGAACTCATCCTGGTCGGCTTCCACACGCTCTGGACCAGCATGGGGCTCGACCCCGACGCGGGCGCCACCTGGGTGCTCTCCATCGTGGGCCTCGTGCTCGTGGTGCGCGCGGCCCTGATCCCCATCTTCGTGCGACAGATCAAGAACCAGCGCCGCATGATGGAGGTCGCGCCGCAGCTGAAGAAGATCCAGGACAAGTACAAGGGCAAGCGCGACCAGTTCTCGCGTGAGGCCATGTCCCGCGAGACCATGGCGCTCTACAAGGACACGGGCACGAACCCGCTCAGCAGCTGCCTCCCCCTGCTCCTGCAGATGCCGATCTTCTTCTCCCTCTACTCGGTGCTGCACCGTGCGGCGGTCGAGGAGCTCCCCGGCATCGGCCTGCTGAACGACCAGCTCTCGCGGTCCTTCGGCGAGTCGGTCTTCCTGGGCGCTCCCCTCCAGTCGGCCATCTCCACGGCCGACGGCAACATCAACGTCATCGTGATCGCGTCCGTCATGGTCGTCCTCATGAGCGCGTCGCAGTTCATCACGCAGCTGCAGATCATGGCCAAGAACATGTCCGAGGAGACGAAGGCCAGCCCGATGTTCAAGCAGCAGCGCATCCTGCTGTACATCCTCCCGCTGGTGTTCGCGGTGTCCGGCATCGCCTTCCCGCTCGGCGTCATGTTCTACTGGCTCGTCTCGAACTTCTGGACCATGGGACAGCAGTTCCTGGTCATCCGCAACATGCCGACGCCCGGCAGCGAGGCGGCGCGGGCACGCGAGGCGCGCCTGGCCCGCAAGGGGAAGCTCGTCGCCCCCGAGGCGACGTCCGGCCCCGCGACCGTGGTCGTCGAGGAGCGCAAGCCGGCCCAGCGGCAGCAGCCGGTGAACAAGAACCGTGCCAAGAAGCAGGCGGGATCCAAGAACCGATGA
- the rpmH gene encoding 50S ribosomal protein L34, translating to MSKRTFQPNNRKKAKKHGFRLRMRTRAGRAILAARRGKGRTELSA from the coding sequence GTGAGCAAGCGCACCTTCCAGCCGAACAACCGCAAGAAGGCCAAGAAGCACGGCTTCCGCCTCCGCATGCGCACCCGCGCCGGCCGTGCCATCCTCGCCGCCCGCCGTGGCAAGGGACGCACCGAGCTCTCCGCGTAG
- the yidD gene encoding membrane protein insertion efficiency factor YidD, whose translation MKRALTSVVLAPRNAAIAVISLYRRVVSPLYGDVCRYYPSCSAYGLEAVQEHGLLHGGALAAWRVCRCHPWAEGGIDDVPARRVQQYRRTRLGFVVAPSHGKG comes from the coding sequence ATGAAGAGGGCACTGACCTCCGTCGTCCTGGCGCCCCGGAACGCGGCCATCGCCGTCATCAGCCTCTACCGGCGCGTGGTCTCTCCTCTCTATGGGGACGTCTGCAGGTACTACCCTTCCTGCTCCGCATATGGACTCGAGGCGGTCCAGGAGCATGGACTCCTCCACGGCGGCGCCCTCGCTGCGTGGCGCGTGTGCCGGTGCCACCCATGGGCGGAGGGCGGCATCGACGACGTCCCCGCTCGTCGGGTCCAGCAGTACCGGCGCACGAGGCTCGGATTCGTCGTCGCACCCAGCCACGGAAAGGGCTAA
- the gyrB gene encoding DNA topoisomerase (ATP-hydrolyzing) subunit B: MTSDASQDLPDDSTPDEVEVEETHNDSDHITRQQVSNDYGANEIQVLEGLEAVRKRPGMYIGSTGPRGLHHLVSEIVDNSVDEALAGYASDIQVTMRKDGGIRVVDDGRGIPVDVHPVEGISTVELVLTKLHAGGKFGGGGYAVSGGLHGVGSSVVNALSERLDVEVRRQGAVWRQSFTIGVPDAPLEKGEGSTETGTTITFWPSRAIFETVEFDYDTLRARFQQMAFLNKGLALTLHDERSDDTAEHRTEKFLYERGLVDYVEHLVKAKKTEVVNTDVIAFESEDTVKKISLEVAMQWTTSYTESVHTYANTINTHEGGTHEEGFRAALTTLVNRYARENKLLREKDENLTGDDVREGLTAVVSVKLGEPQFEGQTKTKLGNTEAKAYVQRIVGQQLGDWFERNPAQAKDIIRKGMQASQARLAARKAREQTRRKGLLESGGMPGKLKDCQSKDPALSEVFLVEGDSAGGSAVQGRNPTTQAILPLRGKILNVEKARLDRALQNNEVQSMITAFGAGIGEDFNAEKVRYHKIVLMADADVDGQHITTLLLTLLFRYMRPLIELGYVYLAQPPLYRLKWSNADHQYVYTDAERDALLAHGQANGKRIPKDNGIQRYKGLGEMDYKELWETTMDPATRTLMQVTLDDAAGADETFSTLMGEDVESRRSFIQRNAKDVRFLDI, encoded by the coding sequence ATGACATCGGATGCCTCACAGGACCTCCCCGACGACTCCACCCCCGACGAGGTGGAGGTCGAGGAGACGCACAACGACTCCGACCACATCACCCGCCAGCAGGTGAGCAACGACTACGGCGCCAACGAGATCCAGGTGCTCGAGGGCCTCGAGGCCGTGCGCAAGCGACCCGGCATGTACATCGGGTCCACCGGCCCCCGCGGCCTGCACCACCTGGTGAGCGAGATCGTCGACAACTCCGTCGACGAGGCCCTCGCCGGCTACGCGAGCGACATCCAGGTCACCATGCGCAAGGACGGCGGCATCCGCGTCGTCGACGACGGCCGCGGCATCCCCGTGGACGTCCACCCGGTCGAGGGGATCTCCACGGTGGAGCTCGTCCTCACCAAGCTCCACGCCGGCGGCAAGTTCGGCGGCGGCGGGTACGCGGTCTCCGGCGGCCTGCACGGCGTCGGCAGCTCGGTGGTCAACGCGCTGTCGGAGCGCCTCGACGTCGAGGTCCGCCGCCAGGGCGCCGTGTGGCGGCAGAGCTTCACCATCGGGGTGCCGGATGCGCCGCTGGAGAAGGGCGAGGGATCCACCGAGACCGGCACGACCATCACGTTCTGGCCGAGCCGCGCGATCTTCGAGACGGTGGAGTTCGACTACGACACCCTCCGCGCGCGCTTCCAGCAGATGGCGTTCCTCAACAAGGGGCTCGCGCTCACGCTCCACGACGAGCGCTCCGACGACACCGCCGAGCACCGCACGGAGAAGTTCCTCTACGAGCGCGGCCTCGTCGACTACGTCGAGCACCTCGTGAAGGCGAAGAAGACCGAGGTCGTCAACACCGACGTCATCGCCTTCGAGTCCGAGGACACGGTCAAGAAGATCAGCCTCGAGGTCGCGATGCAGTGGACCACCTCCTACACGGAGAGCGTCCACACGTACGCGAACACCATCAACACGCACGAGGGAGGCACGCACGAGGAGGGGTTCCGCGCGGCGCTCACCACGCTCGTGAACCGCTACGCGCGCGAGAACAAGCTGCTCCGCGAGAAGGACGAGAACCTCACAGGGGACGACGTCCGCGAGGGGCTCACCGCCGTCGTCTCCGTGAAGCTCGGCGAGCCGCAGTTCGAGGGCCAGACGAAGACCAAGCTCGGCAACACGGAGGCGAAGGCCTACGTGCAGCGCATCGTGGGGCAGCAGCTCGGCGACTGGTTCGAGAGGAACCCGGCGCAGGCCAAGGACATCATCCGGAAGGGCATGCAGGCGTCGCAGGCACGGCTCGCCGCCCGCAAGGCGCGTGAGCAGACCCGCCGCAAGGGACTGCTCGAGTCGGGCGGCATGCCGGGCAAGCTCAAGGACTGCCAGAGCAAGGACCCCGCGCTCAGCGAGGTCTTCCTCGTCGAGGGCGACTCGGCCGGCGGATCCGCGGTGCAGGGCCGGAACCCCACGACGCAGGCGATCCTGCCGCTGCGGGGGAAGATCCTCAACGTGGAGAAGGCGCGCCTCGACCGGGCGCTGCAGAACAACGAGGTGCAGTCGATGATCACCGCGTTCGGCGCGGGCATCGGCGAGGACTTCAACGCCGAGAAGGTCAGGTACCACAAGATCGTGCTGATGGCCGACGCGGACGTCGACGGCCAGCACATCACGACCCTGCTTCTCACCCTGCTGTTCCGCTACATGCGGCCGCTCATCGAGCTCGGCTACGTGTACCTCGCGCAGCCGCCGCTGTACCGCCTCAAGTGGTCGAACGCCGACCACCAGTACGTCTACACGGACGCGGAGCGCGACGCGCTGCTCGCGCACGGGCAGGCGAACGGCAAGCGGATCCCGAAGGACAACGGCATCCAGCGCTACAAGGGCCTGGGCGAGATGGACTACAAGGAGCTGTGGGAGACGACCATGGATCCCGCCACGCGCACGCTCATGCAGGTCACCCTCGACGACGCCGCCGGTGCCGACGAGACCTTCTCGACGCTGATGGGCGAGGACGTCGAGTCCCGCCGCAGCTTCATCCAGCGCAACGCCAAGGACGTCAGGTTCCTCGACATCTGA
- the dnaA gene encoding chromosomal replication initiator protein DnaA yields the protein MSDRSDPTHAIWQNVLSALTADDRITPQLHGFISLVEPKGVMTGTLYLEVPNDLTRGMLEQRIRVPLLNAIGSLDEAAGVSNFAIVVNPEIAQDAFAQHPEPAAEQPYIETPTITAPADNPGLPASPSRGDSRLNPKYGFDTFVIGGSNRFAHAAAVAVAEAPAKAYNPLFIYGDSGLGKTHLLHAIGHYAISLYPGIRVRYVSSEEFTNDFINSIANNRSSLFQSRYRDNDILLIDDIQFLQGKDSTQEAFFHTFNTLHDHNKQVVITSDLPPKHLTGFEDRMRSRFEWGLITDVQAPDLETRIAILRKKAQSEKLQVPDDNLEYMATKVTSNIRELEGTLIRVTAFASLNKTPVDLALVQTVLKDLITLDEDNVIAPVDIINHTAAYFKLTVDDLYGSSRSQAVATARQIAMYLCRELTNLSLPKIGQLFGNRDHTTVMYANKKITELMKERRSIYNQVTELTSRIKQNHRYGKM from the coding sequence ATGTCCGACCGCTCCGACCCGACGCACGCGATCTGGCAGAACGTGCTCTCCGCGCTCACCGCGGACGACCGGATCACCCCGCAGCTGCACGGGTTCATCAGCCTCGTGGAGCCCAAGGGCGTCATGACCGGCACCCTCTACCTCGAGGTGCCCAACGACCTGACGCGCGGGATGCTCGAGCAGCGGATCCGCGTCCCCCTCCTCAACGCCATCGGGTCGCTCGACGAGGCGGCCGGCGTGAGCAACTTCGCGATCGTGGTCAACCCCGAGATCGCGCAGGACGCGTTCGCCCAGCACCCCGAGCCGGCGGCCGAGCAGCCGTACATCGAGACCCCCACCATCACGGCCCCCGCGGACAACCCCGGTCTCCCGGCGTCCCCCTCCCGCGGCGACTCGCGCCTCAACCCGAAGTACGGCTTCGACACCTTCGTCATCGGCGGGTCGAACCGCTTCGCGCACGCCGCCGCCGTCGCCGTCGCCGAGGCCCCGGCCAAGGCGTACAACCCGCTGTTCATCTACGGGGACTCGGGGTTGGGCAAGACCCACCTCCTCCACGCCATCGGGCACTACGCCATCAGCCTCTACCCCGGCATCCGCGTGCGGTACGTGAGCTCGGAGGAGTTCACCAACGACTTCATCAACTCGATCGCGAACAACCGCTCGTCCCTGTTCCAGTCGCGCTACCGCGACAACGACATCCTCCTGATCGACGACATCCAGTTCCTCCAGGGCAAGGACTCCACCCAGGAGGCCTTCTTCCACACCTTCAACACGCTGCACGACCACAACAAGCAGGTGGTCATCACGAGCGACCTCCCGCCGAAGCACCTCACGGGCTTCGAGGACCGGATGCGGTCGCGCTTCGAGTGGGGCCTCATCACCGACGTGCAGGCGCCGGACCTCGAGACCCGCATCGCGATCCTGCGCAAGAAGGCGCAGAGCGAGAAGCTGCAGGTGCCGGACGACAACCTCGAGTACATGGCCACCAAGGTCACGTCGAACATCCGCGAGCTCGAGGGGACGCTCATCCGCGTCACGGCGTTCGCCAGCCTCAACAAGACGCCGGTCGACCTGGCGCTCGTGCAGACGGTGCTGAAGGACCTGATCACGCTGGACGAGGACAACGTCATCGCGCCGGTCGACATCATCAACCACACCGCGGCGTACTTCAAGCTCACCGTCGACGACCTCTACGGGTCCTCCCGCTCGCAGGCGGTCGCCACCGCCCGGCAGATCGCCATGTACCTCTGCCGTGAGCTGACGAACCTCTCGCTGCCGAAGATCGGCCAGCTGTTCGGCAACCGCGACCACACCACCGTCATGTACGCGAACAAGAAGATCACCGAGCTCATGAAGGAGCGCCGCTCCATCTACAACCAGGTGACGGAGCTCACGAGCCGGATCAAGCAGAACCACCGCTACGGCAAGATGTGA
- the gnd gene encoding phosphogluconate dehydrogenase (NAD(+)-dependent, decarboxylating) has translation MHIGLVGLGKMGARMRARLEKNGIEVTGYDTNPDVSDVATLADLAAALPAPRLVWVMVPAGKVTQNVVGDLARILEPGDLVIDGGNSKFTDDFAHAGLLKDKGIDFVDAGVSGGVWGLENGYGLMVGGPQEQVERAMPVFDALRPEGPREEGFVHVGDSGAGHYAKMVHNGIEYAMMQSFAEGYELLAARTDIIKDVTGTFEAWQRGTVVRSWLLELLVKALKEDPGFADIEGFVQDSGEGRWTIEEALSNAVPMPAISASIFARFSSRQEDSPAMKAVAALRNQFGGHAVQKKS, from the coding sequence ATGCACATCGGACTCGTCGGACTCGGCAAGATGGGCGCCCGCATGCGCGCGCGCCTCGAGAAGAACGGCATCGAGGTGACCGGCTACGACACGAACCCCGACGTCTCCGACGTGGCGACGCTCGCCGACCTCGCCGCCGCGCTCCCCGCACCGCGCCTGGTCTGGGTCATGGTCCCGGCCGGCAAGGTGACGCAGAACGTCGTGGGCGACCTCGCCCGCATCCTCGAGCCGGGCGACCTCGTGATCGACGGCGGCAACTCCAAGTTCACCGACGACTTCGCCCACGCGGGACTGCTCAAGGACAAGGGCATCGACTTCGTCGACGCCGGCGTCTCGGGCGGCGTCTGGGGACTGGAGAACGGCTACGGCCTCATGGTCGGCGGACCCCAGGAGCAGGTCGAGCGCGCGATGCCCGTCTTCGACGCGCTCCGCCCCGAGGGTCCTCGCGAGGAGGGCTTCGTCCACGTCGGCGACTCCGGCGCCGGGCACTACGCGAAGATGGTCCACAACGGCATCGAGTACGCCATGATGCAGTCCTTCGCGGAGGGCTACGAGCTCCTCGCCGCGCGCACCGACATCATCAAGGACGTCACCGGCACGTTCGAGGCCTGGCAGCGCGGCACGGTCGTCCGCTCCTGGCTGCTCGAGCTCCTGGTCAAGGCGCTCAAGGAGGACCCGGGCTTCGCCGACATCGAGGGCTTCGTGCAGGACTCCGGCGAGGGCCGCTGGACCATCGAGGAGGCGCTGAGCAACGCGGTGCCCATGCCCGCCATCAGCGCGTCGATCTTCGCGCGCTTCTCCTCCCGCCAGGAGGACTCGCCGGCCATGAAGGCGGTCGCGGCGCTGCGCAACCAGTTCGGCGGCCACGCGGTGCAGAAGAAGTCCTGA
- a CDS encoding DUF721 domain-containing protein, producing the protein MIPRAPDGGPMPESEAVAVYRRFRRVFGDASVRSPSARKRREQKAGSSPFQPGRDPDSLGNVMDSLTSRMGWTSSLSQAELMAAWTTIAGEETAVHSSPVGIEDGLLTVECESTAWATQLRLMRVEITTRIAERFPDAGIRSIRFQGPNAPSWKKGPRSIPGRGPRDTYG; encoded by the coding sequence GTGATCCCCCGCGCCCCCGACGGCGGCCCGATGCCGGAGTCCGAGGCCGTCGCCGTCTACCGCCGGTTCCGTCGCGTGTTCGGCGACGCGTCCGTCCGCTCGCCCTCCGCGCGCAAGCGGCGCGAGCAGAAGGCCGGCAGCTCGCCGTTCCAACCCGGCCGGGATCCGGACTCGCTCGGGAACGTCATGGACTCGCTCACCTCGCGGATGGGCTGGACCTCCTCCCTGTCGCAGGCCGAGCTCATGGCCGCGTGGACCACCATCGCCGGCGAGGAGACCGCCGTGCACTCGTCTCCCGTCGGCATCGAGGACGGTCTCCTGACGGTCGAGTGCGAGTCGACGGCGTGGGCGACGCAGCTGCGGCTCATGCGCGTGGAGATCACGACGCGCATCGCCGAGCGCTTCCCCGACGCCGGTATCCGGTCGATCCGCTTCCAGGGGCCGAACGCCCCGTCCTGGAAAAAGGGTCCCAGGTCGATCCCAGGGCGGGGCCCGCGCGATACCTACGGCTAG
- the recF gene encoding DNA replication/repair protein RecF, with protein MIVRHLSLGDFRNYTRADVELLPGATLFVGSNGQGKTNLVEALGFLSTLGSHRVSTDQALIRQGAESAVIRALLQHAGRELRVEVQINRSAANRAQVNSTPTKPRELPRYFSSVLFAPEDLALVRGDPSGRRRLLDQLLVLRTPRLAGVLSDYERALKQRNTLLKSARARGMKADQLGTLDIWDERLVSIGSQIIAARGALVEALQPELARAYLAVAGSDHGPSARPELSILADDPGEDDAVDETGARDGARFTRAEDVVPVFAAAVARMRPRELERGLTLVGPHRDDVLFRLNGLPAKGYASHGESWSFALAIKLASAELLRRDSQTGDPVLILDDVFAELDQARRGRLAEAVTGFEQVLITAAVLEDVPAPLAANAVHIRAGEIVDAPAAPSPAPRLDGDGGGA; from the coding sequence ATGATCGTCCGTCACCTCTCCCTGGGTGACTTCCGCAACTACACCCGCGCGGACGTCGAGCTCCTGCCCGGTGCCACCCTCTTCGTGGGCAGCAACGGGCAGGGCAAGACGAACCTGGTGGAGGCGCTGGGCTTCCTGAGCACGCTCGGGTCGCACCGCGTCTCCACCGACCAGGCGCTCATCCGCCAGGGCGCGGAGTCCGCCGTGATCCGCGCGCTCCTGCAGCACGCGGGCCGGGAGCTCCGGGTCGAGGTGCAGATCAACCGCTCGGCGGCCAACCGCGCGCAGGTCAACAGCACGCCGACCAAGCCGCGGGAGCTGCCCCGGTACTTCTCGAGCGTGCTGTTCGCGCCGGAGGACCTGGCGCTCGTCCGGGGCGACCCGTCCGGCCGGCGCCGACTGCTGGACCAGCTGCTCGTGCTGCGGACCCCGCGGCTGGCCGGCGTCCTCTCCGACTACGAGCGGGCGCTCAAGCAGCGCAACACCCTGCTGAAGTCGGCGCGCGCACGCGGCATGAAGGCGGACCAGCTCGGCACGCTCGACATCTGGGATGAGCGGCTCGTGTCCATCGGCTCGCAGATCATCGCGGCCCGCGGTGCGCTCGTCGAGGCCCTGCAGCCGGAGCTCGCCCGCGCGTACCTGGCGGTGGCCGGATCCGACCACGGCCCGTCCGCGCGACCGGAGCTGAGCATCCTCGCCGACGACCCGGGGGAGGACGACGCCGTCGACGAGACGGGCGCGCGCGACGGAGCCCGCTTCACGAGGGCCGAGGACGTCGTGCCCGTCTTCGCCGCGGCGGTCGCCCGCATGCGCCCGCGCGAGCTCGAACGTGGACTGACGCTGGTGGGCCCGCATCGCGACGACGTCCTGTTCCGGCTCAACGGGTTACCTGCGAAGGGCTACGCCAGCCACGGGGAGTCGTGGTCGTTCGCCCTCGCGATCAAGCTGGCGTCGGCCGAGCTACTGCGGCGTGACTCGCAGACGGGGGATCCCGTGCTGATCCTCGACGACGTGTTCGCGGAGCTCGACCAGGCTCGGCGCGGACGTCTCGCGGAGGCCGTCACCGGCTTCGAGCAGGTGCTCATCACGGCCGCCGTGCTCGAGGACGTGCCCGCGCCCCTCGCGGCCAACGCCGTGCACATCCGCGCGGGCGAGATCGTGGACGCTCCCGCGGCGCCGTCGCCGGCGCCGCGCCTCGACGGCGACGGGGGAGGGGCGTGA